Proteins encoded in a region of the Gopherus flavomarginatus isolate rGopFla2 chromosome 19, rGopFla2.mat.asm, whole genome shotgun sequence genome:
- the LOC127037364 gene encoding C-C motif chemokine 4-like: protein MAKATGLVCALLLLASFCCQSLAQKAPGAPEKCCFTFQRSRIKKGNIVGCFLTNPKCSYPAVVFKTRMGKEICANPDKRWVKKYQEFFQLNSLSVPS from the exons ATGGCAAAGGCAACTGGGCTTGTCTGTGCGCTTCTCCTGCTGGCTTCGTTCTGCTGCCAGAGCCTGGCTCAGA AGGCCCCTGGTGCACCGGAAAAGTGCTGCTTCACGTTCCAGAGAAGCAGGATCAAGAAAGGCAACATCGTTGGCTGTTTTCTCACCAACCCCAAGTGCTCCTACCCAGCTGTGGT atTCAAGACTCGAATGGGCAAAGAGATCTGTGCCAACCCTGACAAGCGGTGGGTGAAGAAATACCAGGAGTTCTTCCAGCTGAATTCCCTGTCTGTCCCCAGCTAG